Sequence from the Arvicola amphibius chromosome 3, mArvAmp1.2, whole genome shotgun sequence genome:
TGCCCATGCGTGCACTTTCTACTCTGCCCAATACCTGTTGCTTTTCACCAGGAAATCATCTTAGCGAATCTGTATGGAATCCCAAATGGATAAAATGATCTGGGAGCATGCTGCAACAGCCAAAGCAGGAATCTACTAAAAATCAGAAgcgaaacaaagcaaaaccagccaACTTGAAACCCACTCGCAAAATAAAACAGTATGACTGTTTAAAAACTGACGATCGCactctttaaaacattaaataaagaaatcacaATGGCACTTGAAAAGAAGACAAGATGTGCTTAGAAGAACGTTATTAGCTCCTTACTATGAAAATAACTAAGTGTGTAGGATCCGGGATCTGGCTTTCCTTCCCTGCATTGACTAGATTTCCAGTGGAACCAAATAACTAATAAAGATAagcttttattgtataagaattGTGAATGACTCGCTCAGAAGCAGGGATGCAATAAGGAAAGTGTGATTTCAATCCCTGATGAGACACCAGGTGGGGCAATGTAGTGAGTGTCCATAGGACAGCCATAGAGGGCAGAGCATAGGACCCCACCTTTTTGATTATCAGTAGTGTTTAAAATAGGGAAAATAGACTTCATGTGACCATGGTGGGGTCCACAGAAAGTACCCAGTGTGAGAAATAGTATGGCCTTAAAACATTTGAACCTTAATCACTTtaaaggctgctgctgctgctaacaGGAAACACAAGGACAAAGGAACAAGTAAAAAACATCACAAACATCTAGAATGCAGGATCTAAAAGGTACATAAGCTGGTTTCTTCAACAAATTCAAAACCAATGGAGCAACTGAAGAAGGGAGAGAGTTGTATATTAAGTAGTTAAGAGATGTGATGACAATGCAGTTTATGAATTTTATGGCTTAGCCTTTAATTAGGCCAACTGTAAAGAACTTTGAGAAAGTTGGATATATTTGAAGACGAGCTATCACAATATATGAGACGTTGTTATTTGGTAGTTCCTAGGtgattatatgcatatttttaagtCTTGCTGCTTAATTTCGTGCAAAGTATGAAAAAACTTCTATGAGATTTGATATTGGCTTCAAATGCTCCCAGAGGAAataatgtatgtctgtgtatttccatgtggtaaaaataacagaaagaatgATATTTGAAAGGATATTAAATCATATAAAGATAAAATCCCATGTGTGGTCAAAACTAGAAAggcatagaataaataaatgcgAAAATACATATCAGAAATCCCTACGGCACATGCTATGTGCTGATCTCTTATCTGTATTTAAAATGAAACCACTTCAAGCATTATCGAATTACTTTTGAAGCTGATCATTAATTTAAAAGGCTAATCATGTTCCACATTCTTTTGACACCTAATATTATCACCAATTTAAGTAGTAACACCAAAATTCTCTATCTAAGACAGAAATTTGGTAATTCATATTTGGTTTATAGTATGCTCAAAGAACACATCTTCcttgctgcaaaaaaaaaaagtagtttggaGAGGGAATGGGGACATGAATTATGCAGATCAATGCCTATGGTCCTGTTTAAAGAGGCTAAGATGATGATTTAGGCTTTCAAAATCTGTCACTGCATGGATCAAAAAGCAAAGGTGCTCTAACTGTGAGTGAAGAGACGAACAGCTCATTGAAGGCACTTCTTTCCTAGAATTCAGTTAGCAAGCTAATAGTTTGCAAGggttaaaaataaatccattcaCTGTGTGCCCTGACACATTCCGTGCAAGACAGGTGGGGATCTAATATTAAAAAcagactatattttaaaaaatattcctgaaACATGTATCTAAACAGTGGATTAGGACTTGATTTAAAACTAAATCATTTAGTACCAAAAGCCCATACAAGGAAAGAATCTATATGGAGAAGCCTTCGCTGAAAACAAAGCTCTTTGTGttcagtaaaatattttgagctaaattaaatgactaaatattttaattttcagttttctagAGAGAAGTTATGTGTTCTTAATAATCGGTTTGTTTTTAAGTAGAGTGGTAATAATTGGAAAAAGACGTCATTTATAAAACGTTTAAGCCAGAGCACATTCTTATGTCAGGCCAAGGGAACCAGACTCTCATATGCAAGGTGAATCCATGGAGTCAAAGAACTCACTGAGAAGTGGATTAACTACCCTTATAATCTTCTTTTTAGCCGAGggtcatgataaaatataaaatccctTGCATCTCTGTGGAGTTTATCATGCTCAAggacttttttttaagtgtgtgggaTTTACCCATTTCATATTGTACAATTACCCCCAGTAAAGTCCACATATTCCTTTTGGGATAGACTAGAGAAACTAGTCTAAACTAGTTTCTAAACTATCTAGTCTAAACTAAACTGAAAGAACAAGAAACTAGTATAGTCATAAACACTTGTCATGAAATAACAAGAAGCTTCTTTGGTTTTAATAAACATGCCTTGCTTCAAAGGACTGACCCAAGTCTGAATATCAGTCATGGCATTTCAGTATGGTGTGGGTGTAtacttgttatttttctcattactaTGTCCAGATGCCCAATAAGAATCAACTCAGTTACTCATTTTGATGGTATAATCTATCATGAGACGGAAGGCACAATAGTGGGAGTGTCTTGTGGCTGTGATAGCAAGAACATAAGGCTGCTTGTTCAAATCCTGCcagatcaggaaacagagaggatgCAGCCAAAGTCAGACTATTACCCATAAAGCTTTTTCTCAGGAATCTGTTTATCCCAGCAAGACCCTCACCTATGAAATGTCCCATAGCCTTTCAAAATAGCACTGCCATTcagaaccaagtgttcaaacacatcaTCCTGTAGGCAACACCTTATATGTAAACAGGATTGGTATAATTATTACCTTGCTATCTGCCCCGTCTTGCTCCAAAGAATTACAATTCCAATACAATACCCCGCCCCCTTCTCTGCTATTTCTCGTTCTGTTTCAGCTATCCTTGACCAACTATGGTCTGAATAACAATGGGAAAACTTCTAGAAATAAGCAATTGTGTTTCAAATTGCACAGCATTCTGATTAGCATGATAAAATCTCTCATTGTCCTGATCCGGACATGAATTATTCTTTTCTCGTTATATTTATGCTATACGCCCTACCTAGAAAGTTAATCACTCAACGCTGTCTTGGTTGTGAATCCACTGTTGTGGTATCAGCACTTCTGTTCAAGCGCGCCTTACACAGAAGCCCACTGTTATATCACAGTTCTGTGTCATTAAACCTCACCTCACCTCATCACATAGGCACTGTTTTACCCCCATCAGGACCAGAAGGGTGAATATAGTACAATATGGAAGAAAGACAGTTTATGTAACTTTTACTACaatgtttataattaatttattttattatttgtttttagccTCTCATTTGCTTTAGAAATAAAGCTTTATAACAAAGCTTttcatgaatatatgtgtatatgtgtacatgtatacatctACACATATATCCATGTATAAagccatatacatatatatggaaaatcAATACAACACATATAGGATCTGGTTCTATCTGTAATTTCAGGAACCTTCTGGGGTCTTGGAATATCCCTGCCACAGATGAGAAAGAGCTGCTGTAATCATCAAAGTAGATCTCTCCAGATGGGAGCTTCCTAGATGCCACTTCAGTCTTGGTACTCACTTAGGTAATTGTAAgctcaatagatagatagatagatagatagatagatagatagatagatagatagatgatagatggatgatagatagatacatacatacatacatacatacacacataagagagagagagagagagagagagagagagagagagagagagagagagagagagagagagataccttATCCAACTATATATAACATCCTACTTAATCCAGGCTGCTATGGTACAgtggtcttttgttgttttactaaaatgctgattggtcagtagtcaggcaggaagtataggtggggcacccaggcagggcaatgagaacaggagaattctgggaagaggaaaaagtcagtctgcagtcatccggacaaagaggaagcaagatgagaatacctcactaataaaaggtaccaagccacgtggctagcacagacaagaaatatGAGCTAATGTAGGACATAAGattttataagaagcctgagctaataggccaaccagtttataattaatgtagacctctgtgtgtttctttgggactgaacagctgtgcgaccaggtgagacagaaacctcagtcaacaccagGCTCTTTGGAATGTGGTCTTATGTATTCTTCCCTTCTGGCTGTATGTGTGTTAGGTCTTGCATCTTGTTTGGCAAAATTAGTTCTTCTTTCTTATCAGAACCAGCACTTCTACTTCTGTGACCACCAAATTTATCCTAAAAGAGACAACTGTCAATATTTTAAGTGGTGTGGGTCAATTGCCCTCTTGTTGAGACTACCCACCTCTTCCAACATAGCATGAAAGCACACAGAGACAATATGGCCTCGCATGATGTGGTGGCTAGATTCCAGTGATTCTTTTGGCTTGGGGACCACCACTGCTGATTCTGTTATTGGTGTGGTGTCTGGGGTCAGGGCAGATGCTGAGTTGGGAACAAGCTGCCTTGTAAGGCGAAGCCTTCCAATTTGTCTTTCATTGAGTGAACAAAAGTGTCTCTTAATTAGAGAGTAAGCCCAGGGGATTCGGGTAACCTTGAAATTCCAGgtttctctcagaattcagttaGGGCCCTGACCCTGGAAGAGTAGATTTGTTCTCTGAAGCTCTGTAGGTCTTAGAATTAAGTGTAAGGTATGACCCtggcttgtctctgcttctggctgtAGGAAATGACACTCTTTATAAACTACCATATACCTTCTAGCCTTCAAACTTAGCATGAAATTAATCACTGTAGCCTTCATCACCTTTGGCTAATTCATTTTCTAGCACGAAGCAGCTGCCATCCAATCACACTGAACTAACAATTGCTACTGGCCCTGGACTTCTCAAGGACCCTGAACACTGCACCCACCAGTGAGTACATTGTCTTCGAAGCTCATCACAGGGAAGGCTACACTAGTTGTCTGGCTGCAGCAGACTAAGGCCATCAGTATTTCAGCAACACAGCTATGGCATCCTTGATGGCCATGCTGGGCAACTGGGCACTCAGCCTCAATAGAGTTCCCTAACTCTAATCCCCATGGTTATAGGCGAGAATGAACTCCGAGTAAAAGATTTCTGTGCAGGACTTTTATTGTTAAATGTTTTCAGAATCAATTTTTATATgcatagaaggaaaagaattataacagaaggagaaaattaCCTGTGATTCAGCTCACCCAGGCCTTGCACAATACCGTGGATTGCTGTCAGATTTGTTCTCGTcaagaaaagaagccagacatggGGTGTAGGCTCTCCCACTCCATTCCAAAACTGCAGGCTGGGGTGTGGCCTGGAGCACAAGGGAGAGGGACTTAACTCTGGACAGGAAAGTCAGCACTCCTAAGCGGGAGAGGAAGGAGTTCCCGTGGTCTGCAAGGGAGACGGGGCTGCACACTTAATGGCTTCATCAAGAACACCAGGTAGGCAGCCCACTAGAGCCGACACACCTTTTACTGGAATCCTGGGAGCCCTGGGTTGTTCTAATGACTTTTATAAAGACATTCTATGTAGTGAAGGCAGTAAGGCAGCCGGGGTCTGGTGtatatagaaaattaaatgtcAGCGTTTGAAAGGCAAACTAATGAGCGAGAaacatggagaccagagaaagagaaaaaaagtgcagaaggagggagaacaaggggGGAAAGCCAGATCCTCCCACCACACCAGAGCAGCCACATCTCCTTTCACTGAACACACGCATGAGTTAACAATCTCCACCTCTCTAGctcttccccctttttattttttttactcaagCAGTCTTTAATGAAAACTGTATGAGACGCCCCTACTCCTGCATCTTCTCAATTGTTTCTTCCTTGTAtttgcccttctcctttcctacttGTCGAGACTTGGCTTTCCTTTCCAGAATCTTCTTTCGGTCTTTGTCCAGCTTTAGCCTGGTAATCACCACCTTGCTGGGGTGGATGCCCACGTGGACAGTTGTGCCATTAGCCTTTTCTCTCTGCACCCGTTCAATGTAGATGACGTATTTCTTCCTGTACACCTGGACCACTTTGCCAATCTGCTGGCCTTTGTAGTGTCCCCGGACAACCTGAACTTCGTCATCCTTTCGAATGGGCATCGAGCGAACATTGTACTTCTGTCTCAGCTCTTTGGAAAGAGGGGAAGACATGATCTTCCTCCGAATGTGAGAAGGCGCATTGAAATGCCGTTTGCGGTTCTTGCTCCGGTCAGAAGTCACAAAGGGATTGAACTTCATTTTGGCGGCTGCGATCCAGCGATGGCCGCAAGATGCTAGCTCTTCCCCTTTTTACACACAACATTTTCCTGCTTCTTGACATGGCAGAGAGCAGCATTGAAGGCCATAATGTTAACTTTATGCCAGTGGCAAACTCAGATCTActgtaaattaaaatacatatgtatttaagTTGCGTGAAAAGGTAAGCTTCCTATTAATACAGATGCCTAAAGAGATGTAACTTATCTCCTCCAGAGGGGAGAGACGTATTGTaggtaaacattttaatttatttgaaccTTGAAGCtacagaattttataaaatctcGCAGAAACCAATAATTTAAAGTTTCTCAAGACTCCAGGCATTGTTATAACTCCCATGGAGCTCCACATTCTGATAGATTTGTCAGAAGTGTCATTTTGAGTCCTATAATCCTTTCTTTTGGTCCAACATTCTTTTGTAACCAGGACTTTTATCCTCAAACAACTCCAGGCTTGATTATTTTGTGAAAGTTTGTACATTGGCGGATATGAGCAATATATTTGGGTTCTTATTTACCAGTTTTTACATGCTGTCACCTCTTTAGTCTCTGTTACTCGGGAATGTAACAAGTAATAGATACTATTGTGTCCATCAGTGCTATATTTATTCTTCAGGGTATTGTAGTTCTGACCAGGGATATTTTCAATAAGCTAAATATAATGTGTTATGCCTTCATTAATCAATGTCACATCTGTTGACGGAAGTGGGGTCCCCATGTGTCTAACTTCCTGCCACTGCCACTTATAAAACAAAGGTCTAGACTGCCATGCAGGCAATATCTACAGGCAGAGACTCAGAGGCCACTCCTCCAGCCCTAGGAGCCAATAGAGATGGCTGAAATGCAAACACCAGGCCAGGATGTCTCTAGATCCCTGGACATCTGCGTCTTACTCATGGAGTTGGAAGAATGAAATGGTGGTATGGTCACGATCCCTCATTCTAGGCTGGAGACTTATCTTCCATATTTCTGTGCCACATCATGGAGAAGGCCCATCATATCTTACTCCCACAGGtctaaacaacaaaaatgtatgtGTACTGTGGTAGGCAGGAGGCTATACCAAGGCTTCGGTATCAGTGAAATAAGTTCTTTTCTAGAAAAAATAGTGCATTGATTGGCAGGTCTAACATGTGCATGCACTTTATGTATCAAATAAACTTCCTTGAAGCCCAGGTGTATGGCTCTGTAAACCAATCTTAAACTGAGATGTTGGGCATCCGTCTTTGTTgcatctctttcccttcccttctggctGGGTGTGCTCTTGCCTATCACTAGCCAATCTGAGGCAAAACCCAGCACTGGTCAGGCATCCTCTATAGCTTAGCATTCATTAAAAAGTCTTGTTGAGTAGATTTTTGAATGTGCATAATGCTTAGCCAGGGACTGGTAACAGGTCCTTTAATAAGGAATTTGAGAGAAACTCAATACGGTGAAGAGTCAAGAACAGCCAAGGGCTCACCCAGGTTTGCAGCCTCATCTTTAGCTGCACAGCTACTGCTGCTCAGTCTTACAAGCAGGCTGGGTACCTCGGCAAGCAGGGTTTCTCGCTGAGGATTCAGTATCCAGCCAAGTCATTTCCCAGTGTCCTGAGAGGCAGCAAGGTGTAGTAGTTCTCAAGTCTAATTCAGAATCCCTAGGTGTCATTGAGACCCTTGCGAAGAATTTTCAAAGCCAAGGTTAGTTTTGTAATAATATTGAGATGTGGTTTACtctttattcatgtttttctATTAGAGAACAGAAGACCTTCTAGGGTCTACACATGTTTTATATACTTGTTTGAATACAAAAGCAACACAGCAATGTAGT
This genomic interval carries:
- the LOC119810214 gene encoding 60S ribosomal protein L26, producing MKFNPFVTSDRSKNRKRHFNAPSHIRRKIMSSPLSKELRQKYNVRSMPIRKDDEVQVVRGHYKGQQIGKVVQVYRKKYVIYIERVQREKANGTTVHVGIHPSKVVITRLKLDKDRKKILERKAKSRQVGKEKGKYKEETIEKMQE